CTGATTACTTAGCACTTCACATGCAAGCAAAAACTACTTCTGAAACTTTATAAGAAATAGTAGAGGAGCTCTTCACAGAATGTGAAGAGCTTCTTTTAAAATTGAAATCCTATATATTACCATCGTTCGAAGGGAATGAGCTAAAACCTATTAATAGCGGGATAAACATGTGAACAGAAATAAAATGATGAGAAAAGTTGACTTATTAGTCATATTTTTTAGTATTCATTTTGAGAATTTCCTGTATAATACAATTTGAAAGAAAATCTATGGTTCGACAAGGAACACTCCTTTCGGTTTTGCTCACTGAAAGGAGTGTTTTTTTATGTAGCTAAAAATTCTTGCGTGCTTATTACATTTGCATATACGCCATTTAAACTAGCTAAAATTGTATTGTGAATGTAAACAGCTGGTATAGTAGCGTTCTTAAAAGACAGGTCTTTTGTAGCACAAGCATCATGTATAACGGTACATTGAAAGCCAAAATCGAATGCAGCCCTTACTGTAGCATCGATACACATATGAGTCATCATCCCACATACAACGACATGTTCAATATTTAAACGTTTTAATTGCTCTAGAAGATTAGTTTCTCGGAAGCTATTTGGATAATGTTTGACTATAACTGTTTCTTCTCTAAGTGGACGTACGCTTTCGTGAATATGTACACCTTCTGTATTAGGTAGGAAAAAAGTAGCGTCATCTTTTATAGCTACGTGTTGGATATGAAGAATAGGTTCGCTGTTTGTTCTAAAGTGTTGTAATAACTGATTAGCATATTCGCTTGCTTCTACTGGATTACGCAATTCCATCTTTCCATTTGGAAAATAATCGTTTTGAATATCGACGAGTAAAAGAGCTGTTTTCATATATTTATCTTCCTCCGAGTTTCATATTCAAATAAATTTATTCAATTCGTAGAGAGGATTCTCCTGTTTAAAAATATGAGGAAGAAGAATTTTAAATAACCTTGAAAGTTACTATTTTCTCATGAATTTTCATCTGAAAATTTTAATAAAGGAATAATTAATATTTTTCTAAAAAATGTATTGACTCTTATTATTCTGAGTTCTATAATGAGAATTAATTAAACGACAATTAAATCGATACATTCTTATCCAGAGAGGTGGAGGGACTGGCCCTACGATACCTCAGCAACGGGTTTTTTTAATACCGTGCTAACTCCAGCAAGCCATATAAAGGCTTGGAAGATGAGAAGATGTGAATGAGTACATATAAGTGCTCTCCTTCTTATCTTTATGGTTGATAAGAAGGAGAGCACTTTTTATTTTACCTCGAAAGCTCTGCTTCAAGTTTTTACAGCATATAGGAGGGGAAAAAATGATTTCTTTTAACAATGTAAGTAAATTGTATGAATCAGCTGGGCAATCTGTTCATGCGGTGGAGGATGTAACATTATCAGTTGAGAAAGGCGAAATTTTTGGCATTATTGGTTTTAGTGGCGCTGGAAAGAGTACGTTATTACGCTTAGTAAATATGTTAGAGAGACCGACGGCAGGAACGATTTCAATAGATGATAAAGATATTACATCATTATCGACGAAAGAATTACGTAAACTGAGACAAAGAATCGGAATGATTTTCCAAAGTTTTAATTTATTTAATTCAAGAACAGTATTTGGAAATATTGCTTATCCATTAAAGTTAGCGAAAGTACCAAAGAATGAGATAAAAGAAAGAGTAAATGAACTGCTGAAGTTTGTAGGGTTAGAAGATAAAGCAAACTATTACCCAGAGCAGCTATCAGGTGGACAAAAGCAGCGTGTGGGCATTGCTAGAGCACTTGCGACATCGCCAGATATTCTTATATGTGATGAGGCAACATCAGCCTTAGATCCAGAAACAACGACAGAAATTCTAAACTTATTAAAGAAAGTAAATAGAGAATACAATTTAACAATTCTTCTTATTACACATGAAATGCATGTTGTGAAAGAAATTTGTCACCGTGTAGCTGTAATGGAGAAGGGAAAAGTTATTGAAGAAGGAAAACTGTTTGATGTTTTCACGCAACCAAAAACAAAGACGACTCAAAACTTTGTACGTTCTGTCATTAATGATCATTTACCGGAAAGTGTTCTAGCGAAAATTCAAAATGGTGGTCAAATTTATCGTCTAACATTTACTGGTGAGGAGACAGGACAGCCGGTACTATCATATATCGCAAAAAACTATAACGTCGATGTAAATGTACTGTACGGAAATATTATTGAACTTCAAAATGTGCTATTTGGAAATCTTCTTGTAGAGTTGCAAGGTGAGCAGAGGGAAATTCAAAAAGCATTACAACATCTAAGACTGCAAGTGCAGCTGAAGGAGGTAGAAGCTCATGCGAGTTGATTGGAGTATATTTTGGCCGCGCATACTAGATGCGACGGGGGATACCCTCTTAATGGTAATTGTAACCCTTATATTTGCTACAATTCTTGGTATACCTCTAGGTTTACTTTTATATGTAACGAGAAAAGGAAACTTTTTAGAAAATAAATGGGTCTTTTCTATTCTTAACATCATAATTAATACAATTCGTCCGGTACCATTCATTATCTTTTTAGTAGCCTTAAGTCCACTAACAAGAAGTGTTATCGGAACGACGATTGGAACAGCAGCGGCAATTTTCCCGATGACGTTAGTCGCATCAATTGGTATTGCTAGAATGGTTGAAACAAACCTTGTTTCCGTTCCGAAAGGAGTAATTGAAGCAGCGCAAGCAATGGGCGCCTCGCCAATTAGAATTGTTTTTGAAATCCTTGTACCAGAAGCGTTAGCACCATTAATCTTAGGTGTCACATTTATGACAGTTGGTTTAATTGAATTTTCTGCAGTTGCTGGGCTTGTCGGTGGTGGCGGTCTTGGTGATTTAGCAATGACATATGGTTATCAACGTTTTGATACATCAGTTATGTTCGTAACGGTCGTGTTACTTATTATTCTCGTACAGATAGCTCAAAATTTAGGAAATTACTTTGCGAAAGTCTTGTTACGTAGATCATAAAAAGGAAGAGAGGAAAAGAAAATGAAGAAAATGAAGAAAATTTTAGCATTTGCATTATCAGCGATTGTAGGGATTTCGGCGTTAAGTGGCTGCTCGGATGCAGGAGCAAAAGAGAAAACAGTTCGCATTGGTGTAACTGGAACGGATGGAAACGCTTGGGAAATTGTAAAGAGAAAAGCTGAAAAAGAAGGGATTAAAGTTAAACTGATTGAGTTCTCTGATTACACAACGCCAAATAAAGCGTTAGCTGATGGAGATATTGAACTAAACTCATTCCAGCATATTGCGTTCTTAGAGCAATTTAAAAAGGAACATAAGTTAGATATTACAGCTGTTGGTACAACACAAATTGCACCAATGGGTTTATACTCTGAAAAATATAAGAAATCAAATGAAATCCCAGATGGTTCAGAAATTGCAATTCCAAACGATCCAACGAACCAAGCACGTGCATTAAAACTTCTTGATGCAGCTGGATTATTAAAGCTGAAAAAGGATTTTGGTCTATTTGGAGATCCAAGTGGTATTGCTGAAAATCCGAAGAAATTAAAAATTACACCGGTTATCGCACAGCAAACACCTCGTGTGTTAAAAGATGTAGCGGCATCAGTTATTAATAACGGTGTTGCTGGTCAAGCTGGATTAGATCCAGCGAAGGATCCTATTTTCTTAGAAGATCCAAAGAATGAAAATGCGAAGCCTTATATTAATATTTTCGCAGCTCGTACGAAAGATAAAGATGATCCAACACTGAAAAAAGTAATTGAATTATACCATTCAAAAGAAGTAACAGATGCAATTAAGAAAGAAACAAATGATGGTTCAATTTCAGTAGATCTTTCACTTGAGGAGCTTGAAAAAATCGTAAAATAATGATTGAGTTTAATGGACTAACAGAAGGAACCCCTCCGCTGTTAGTTCGTTCAACATATAAACTTAACAAACAAACCCTAATTCTGTACCTTCCAATTTTGTATAACGTAGAATCCAATGTTTGTTAAGTAGAGTAATGGACCAGGAGTTTTCCTGGTCTTTTTTTATGAATGAAAATAGCTAGCGAACAGTAAGGTAATCTGAAAAACCAATTGTTTAGATTGTTTTTTCAGATTAGGCAGAAAACTTTCTTTAAAATAGTATTCTTTTATGATAGATTTATAAATATAAAACTAGAATTTACATAAAAATCCATCATGGTAAATATACTTATCTATAATGGGTATACAGCTAACGAGGGGGAGAACGATGAGAAGACGTAATACGCAAGCGTTCACATTTTTAGCATGGACTTCATTTGTTTGTGCGCTTTCAGGTATGCTAATTGGGATTTATACGTTAGATGAAACGCTTAGTGTAAAAGGATACTATTTAATTGGAACATTATTTTTAACGATGTCTTGTTTTGTATTACAAAAAACAATTCGTGATAATGAAGAAGATAACGAGAGATTTCCAAAAAATAAACCGTTAGATAAAGAGTAAATTGTAAAGAAAGGCATTTGCCTTTCTTTTTTTATGTAAAAATGGCGTAAGTACTCTGTGTTGACTTGCTTGAAGTACTGAAAATTTGGTATCATCAATAGTATTGTAGATTGAACGATATATTATGGAGGTGGCCTAGCCGTGTCAAGAATTTCCGTTGAGAATGTAAAGCACGTAGCACATTTAGCACGTCTTGCAATTACTGATCAAGAAGCAGAAAAATTTCAAAAACAACTAGATGCAATTGTTACATTTGCAGAACAGTTAAATGAATTAGATACAACAGATGTAAAACCAACAACTCATGTATTAACTATGAAAAATGTTATGCGTGAAGATGTACCAGAAAAAGGTTTACCAGTTGAAGAAGTATTAAAAAATGCACCGGATCACAAAGATAATCAAATCCGTGTTCCAGCAGTATTAGAATAGAGGAGGGGAATTTCGATGTCATTATTTGATCATTCAGTATCAGAGTTACATAAGAAGTTAAACAACAAAGAAATTTCCGTTACGGATTTAGTAGAAGAATCTTACAAACGTATTGCGGATGTTGAAGATAACGTAAAAGCCTTTCTTACATTAGATGAAGAAAATGCACGCGCAAAAGCAAAAGAATTAGATGCAAAAATCGGCGCTGAAGATAATGGTTTATTATTCGGTATGCCAATTGGTGTAAAAGATAACATTGTAACTAACGGTCTTCGTACAACTTGTGCAAGCAAAATATTAGCAAACTTCGATCCAATTTATGATGCGACAGTTGTGCAAAAGCTAAAAGCTGCTGACACAATTACAATCGGTAAATTAAACATGGACGAGTTCGCAATGGGTTCTTCAAATGAAAACTCAGGATTCTACGCTACGAAAAACCCATGGAACTTAGATTACGTTCCAGGCGGATCTAGTGGTGGTTCTGCAGCAGCTGTAGCAGCAGGAGAAGTACTATTCTCTCTAGGTTCTGATACGGGTGGTTCTATCCGTCAGCCAGCTGCATATTGCGGTGTTGTAGGTTTAAAACCAACTTACGGACGCGTATCTCGTTACGGATTAGTAGCA
This DNA window, taken from Bacillus cereus ATCC 14579, encodes the following:
- a CDS encoding methionine ABC transporter ATP-binding protein, whose protein sequence is MISFNNVSKLYESAGQSVHAVEDVTLSVEKGEIFGIIGFSGAGKSTLLRLVNMLERPTAGTISIDDKDITSLSTKELRKLRQRIGMIFQSFNLFNSRTVFGNIAYPLKLAKVPKNEIKERVNELLKFVGLEDKANYYPEQLSGGQKQRVGIARALATSPDILICDEATSALDPETTTEILNLLKKVNREYNLTILLITHEMHVVKEICHRVAVMEKGKVIEEGKLFDVFTQPKTKTTQNFVRSVINDHLPESVLAKIQNGGQIYRLTFTGEETGQPVLSYIAKNYNVDVNVLYGNIIELQNVLFGNLLVELQGEQREIQKALQHLRLQVQLKEVEAHAS
- a CDS encoding methionine ABC transporter permease, with product MRVDWSIFWPRILDATGDTLLMVIVTLIFATILGIPLGLLLYVTRKGNFLENKWVFSILNIIINTIRPVPFIIFLVALSPLTRSVIGTTIGTAAAIFPMTLVASIGIARMVETNLVSVPKGVIEAAQAMGASPIRIVFEILVPEALAPLILGVTFMTVGLIEFSAVAGLVGGGGLGDLAMTYGYQRFDTSVMFVTVVLLIILVQIAQNLGNYFAKVLLRRS
- a CDS encoding MetQ/NlpA family ABC transporter substrate-binding protein produces the protein MKKILAFALSAIVGISALSGCSDAGAKEKTVRIGVTGTDGNAWEIVKRKAEKEGIKVKLIEFSDYTTPNKALADGDIELNSFQHIAFLEQFKKEHKLDITAVGTTQIAPMGLYSEKYKKSNEIPDGSEIAIPNDPTNQARALKLLDAAGLLKLKKDFGLFGDPSGIAENPKKLKITPVIAQQTPRVLKDVAASVINNGVAGQAGLDPAKDPIFLEDPKNENAKPYINIFAARTKDKDDPTLKKVIELYHSKEVTDAIKKETNDGSISVDLSLEELEKIVK
- a CDS encoding YiaA/YiaB family inner membrane protein — translated: MRRRNTQAFTFLAWTSFVCALSGMLIGIYTLDETLSVKGYYLIGTLFLTMSCFVLQKTIRDNEEDNERFPKNKPLDKE
- the gatC gene encoding Asp-tRNA(Asn)/Glu-tRNA(Gln) amidotransferase subunit GatC, with amino-acid sequence MSRISVENVKHVAHLARLAITDQEAEKFQKQLDAIVTFAEQLNELDTTDVKPTTHVLTMKNVMREDVPEKGLPVEEVLKNAPDHKDNQIRVPAVLE